Proteins encoded in a region of the Hippopotamus amphibius kiboko isolate mHipAmp2 chromosome 11, mHipAmp2.hap2, whole genome shotgun sequence genome:
- the LOC130830822 gene encoding zinc finger protein with KRAB and SCAN domains 4-like — translation MNTDSKEVLSLDVQAPDVWEELTVKAEVESHLQMQESRLKRSNPLAREIFRRHFRQLCYQETPGPREALTRLRDLCYQWLRPHVSTKEQILDLLVLEQFLSILPKELQGWVRERCPESAEEAVILLEDLERELDEPQHEMVAYRHQQEVLSKGTVSLGEQMSLGLQSQPKEPQLTCDFAQEPHPIGETDTFLFCKPVVISQLKGGEEPWSHPKGVLRDGVTKTEDRQLVLRKDCPKRMEPHGKMSYGEAWMISQQDPRHGEVSECKGGVERHSGNSLGARPHTCEECGKSFAQSSGLFRHQRVHTGERPYECNECGKTFSRSSGLFNHRGIHNIQKQYHCNECGKAFSQSAGLIQHQRIHKGEKPYQCSQCNKSYGRRSFLIEHQRSHTGERPHHCDECGKSFNRHCNLIRHQKIHVVAELSEAQVLPWSRMARESKESAALDAQSAEDRTGILLTVKVEKEEASALAAEAGAPGSPAPGRENSRQRFRSFRYPEAEGPREALSRLRELCRLWLRPEMHSKEQILELLVLEQFLTILPGDLQSWVREQHPESGEEVVVLLEYLERQLDKPMPQVPGGNQGQELLCCKMAPAHRSRNTQFQPIKALLKQESLGSHCLPDRVLQVPRFAPGGRCREDTVVAARLAPESQGLLKMEDVALTLSPGWTQLDSSQVNFYRDERQESCGSLISLGGAVQTKIRDLSPDEDHPAQESGQIPCLLGEAIGQIPARAEAGEQECRLQRKQKSATGNRRHYCHECGKTFAQSSGLTKHRRIHTGEKPYECEDCGKTFIGSSALVIHQRVHTGEKPYECEECGKVFSHSSNLIKHQRTHTGEKPYECDDCGKTFSQSCSLLEHHKIHTGEKPYQCNMCGKAFRRNSHLLRHQRIHGDKNVQNPGHGETWESQGRVKSRWDNVEAPVCYKCNECERSFTRNRSLIEHQKIHTGEKPYQCDTCGKGFTRTSYLVQHQRSHVGKKILSP, via the exons ATGAATACAGACTCCAAGGAGGTTTTATCCCTGGATGTTCAAGCTCCTGAtgtttgggaagaactgacagtGAAAGCGGAGGTAGAAAGTCACCTCCAAATGCAGGAATCCAGGCTGAAACGCAGTAATCCACTGGCAAGGGAGATCTTCCGAAGGCACTTTCGACAGCTCTGCTACCAAGAGACCCCTGGACCAAGGGAGGCTCTCACCCGACTGCGGGATCTTTGCTACCAGTGGTTGAGGCCGCATGTGAGCACAAAGGAGCAGATTCTggacctgctggtgctggagcagtTCCTGTCCATCCTGCCCAAGGAGCTGCAGGGCTGGGTGCGGGAGCGCTGTCCAGAGAGTGCGGAAGAGGCAGTGATTTTGCTGGAGGATCTGGAGAGAGAGCTCGATGAGCCGCAACACGAG ATGGTAGCTTACAGACACCAACAAGAAGTTCTCTCTAAAGGTACAGTGTCTCTAGGAGAGCAGATGTCACTGGGCCTTCAGTCCCAGCCTAAGGAGCCCCAACTCACATGTGACTTTGCTCAGGAGCCCCACCCTATTGGAGAGACAG AcacatttctgttttgcaaaccTGTTGTCATCTCCCAGCTAAAAGGAGGAGAAGAACCCTGGTCTCACCCCAAAGGAGTCCTAAGAG ATGGAGTTACCAAGACTGAGGACAGACAGTTGGTGCTAAGGAAAGACTGTCCTAAGAGAATGGAACCACATGGGAAAATGTCTTACGGAGAGGCCTGGATGATATCACAGCAGGATCCCCGACACGGAGAAGTCAGTGAATGCAAGGGTGGGGTAGAGAGGCACTCGGGAAACTCTTTAGGAGCCAGACCACACACATGTGAGGAATGTGGGAAGAGCTTTGCTCAGAGCTCAGGTCTCTTTCGACATCAaagagttcacactggagaaagaccctatgaatgtaatgagtgtgggaaAACCTTCAGTCGGAGTTCGGGTCTTTTTAATCACCGAGGAATCCACAATATTCAGAAACAGTACCACTGTAAtgagtgtgggaaggccttcagtcAGAGTGCTGGTCTCATCCAGCATCAGAGAATCCACAAGGGAGAGAAGCCCTATCAGTGCAGCCAGTGCAACAAGAGTTACGGTCGGCGTTCATTTCTCATCGAGCATCAGAGGAGCCACACAGGGGAGCGACCTCACCATTGCGACGAATGTGGGAAAAGCTTTAATCGCCACTGCAACCTCATCCGCCATCAGAAGATCCACGTGGTGGCTGAGCTG AGTGAGGCCCAAGTgctgccctggtccaggatggCTAGGGAATCGAAGGAAAGCGCAGCCTTGGACGCCCAGTCTGCAGAGGACCGGACCGGGATCCTCCTGACGGTGAAGGTGGAGAAGGAGGAAGCCTCCGCTTTGGCTGCTGAGGCGGGCGCCCCAGGCAGCCCGGCTCCGGGCCGCGAGAACTCCCGCCAGCGCTTCCGAAGCTTCCGCTACCCGGAGGCTGAGGGGCCCCGCGAGGCGCTGAGCCGGCTCCGGGAGCTCTGCCGACTGTGGCTGCGGCCTGAGATGCACAGCAAGGAGCAGATCCTGgagctgctggtgctggagcagtTCCTGACCATCCTGCCGGGGGACCTGCAGAGCTGGGTGCGGGAGCAGCATCCGGAGAgcggggaggaggtggtggtACTCTTGGAGTATCTGGAGAGGCAGTTGGATAAGCCGATGCCGCAG GTCCCAGGTGGTAACCAGGGGCAAGAACTGCTCTGTTGCAAGATGGCACCAGCTCACAGGTCACGAAATACCCAGTTCCAGCCAATAAAGGCTCTGCTCAAGCAGGAATCTCTGGGATCCCATTGTTTACCAGACAGAG TTCTCCAGGTTCCTAGGTTTGCCCCTGGAGGACGCTGCAGAGAAGACACAGTGGTAGCTGCCAGGCTTGCCCCAGAGTCCCAG GGGCTGTTGAAAATGGAAGATGTGGCCCTGACCCTCAGTCCTGGATGGACACAGCTAGATTCATCTCAGGTGAACTTCTACAGGGATGAAAGGCAGGAGAGCTGTGGCAGCCTAATCTCCTTGG GTGGTGCAGTGCAGACGAAGATCAGGGACCTGTCTCCAGATGAGGACCATCCAGCACAAGAGTCTGGGCAGATACCATGCCTCCTGGGTGAAGCCATTGGGCAGATTCCTGCACGTGCAGAAGCTGGTGAACAGGAGTGCAGGTtacaaagaaagcagaaaagtgCCACAGGCAATAGGCGGCACTATTGTCATGAATGTGGAAAGACTTTTGCTCAGAGTTCAGGCCTGACTAAGCACAGGAGaatccacactggggagaaaccctatgaatgtgaGGACTGTGGCAAGACCTTTATTGGAAGTTCTGCTCTGGTCATTCATCAGAGAGTCCACACTGGTGAGAAGCCATATGAGTGTGAAGAATGTGGCAAGGTCTTCAGTCACAGTTCAAACCTTATCAAACACCAGAGAACTCACACCGGGGAGAAGCCCTACGAGTGTGATGACTGTGGGAAAACCTTTAGCCAGAGCTGCAGCCTCCTTGAACATCACAAaatccacactggggagaagccaTACCAGTGCAACATGTGCGGCAAAGCCTTTAGGCGGAATTCACATCTCCTGAGACATCAGAGGATCCACGGCGATAAAAACGTTCAGAATCCTGGCCACGGAGAGACCTGGGAGAGTCAGGGGAGGGTGAAAAGCCGGTGGGACAATGTTGAGGCTCCTGTGTGTTATAAATGTAATGAGTGTGAGAGAAGTTTCACTAGGAATAGAAGCCTTATTGAGCATCAAAAAATCCAcactggtgagaaaccctatCAGTGTGACACATGTGGAAAAGGCTTCACCCGAACTTCATACCTTGTTCAACATCAGAGAAGCCATGTTGGGAAAAAAATTCTATCTCCATGA
- the NKAPL gene encoding NKAP-like protein has product MALVSGSRYPQDTPGARRRRRSSSGSPPSTQARRSPWGSRSHSYSRGCEGLKPPCGGSGVGGPYPFSRSGSRERPPGLRSYAFSSSSSLYFGGYCYHHHHHVGDRQWADDCEKEKEESYRQRRLKERERIGELGVPEVWGLSPKFPEPDSDEQTPVEDEEVKTKKSGSSDSSSEGKRKKASRSKNKKKRKKKSKRKHRKYSDNSDSNSESGTNSGSNDDKKRSKKAKKKEKKKKHRAKKPKKKTKKTKKESSDSSYKDSEGELLEDTWIEQSKIADNLDLIGPEAPVIHTSQEEKPLNYGHALLPGEGAAMAEYVKAGKRIPRRGEIGLTSEEIASFERSGYVMSGSRHRRMEAVRLRKENQIYSADEKRALASFNQEERRKRENKILGNFREMVYQKTKGKDDK; this is encoded by the coding sequence ATGGCGCTAGTGTCTGGGTCCCGCTATCCCCAGGATACCCCAGGCGCTAGGAGACGGCGACGCAGCTCGTCGGGGAGCCCGCCTTCCACGCAGGCCAGACGCTCCCCGTGGGGCAGCCGTTCCCACTCTTACTCCCGCGGCTGCGAGGGCCTCAAGCCTCCGTGCGGTGGGTCGGGCGTCGGCGGTCCTTATCCCTTTAGCCGCTCTGGGTCTCGAGAGCGGCCCCCCGGGCTCCGCAGCTacgccttctcctcctcttcttctctctaCTTTGGTGGATActgctaccatcaccaccaccatgtGGGCGACAGGCAGTGGGCAGACGACtgtgagaaggagaaggaggagagctATCGCCAGAGGagactgaaagagagagaaaggattggGGAGTTGGGAGTGCCTGAGGTGTGGGGGCTGTCTCCAAAGTTTCCTGAGCCAGATTCTGATGAACAAACCCCAGTTGaggatgaagaagtaaagactaAGAAGAGCGGTAGTTCAGATTCCAGCtctgaaggaaaaaggaaaaaggccaGTCGttcaaaaaataagaagaaaagaaagaaaaagtccaaaagaaaacataggaaatatTCTGATAATAGTGACAGTAATTCAGAGTCTGGCACTAATTCTGGCTCTAATGATGACAAAAAGAGATCAAAAAAagccaagaagaaagagaagaaaaagaaacacagagctAAAAAGCCCAAGAAAAAGACCAAGAAGACTAAAAAAGAATCCAGTGACTCAAGCTATAAGGATTCAGAAGGGGAGTTGCTAGAAGATACCTGGATTGAGCAGTCAAAGATTGCAGATAACCTGGATCTAATAGGTCCAGAGGCACCTGTAATACACACCTCTCAAGAAGAGAAACCTTTGAACTATGGCCATGCTCTGCTTCCAGGTGAAGGTGCAGCTATGGCTGAGTATGTAAAAGCTGGAAAGCGTATCCCACGAAGAGGTGAAATTGGGCTGACAAGTGAAGAGATTGCTTCTTTTGAACGCTCAGGTTATGTTATGAGTGGTAGCAGGCATCGCAGAATGGAGGCTGTGCGACTGCGTAAAGAGAACCAGATCTATAGTGCTGATGAGAAGAGAGCCCTTGCATCCTTTAaccaagaagagagaaggaagagagagaataagaTTCTAGGTAATTTCAGAGAGATGGTGTACCAAAAGACAAAAGGGAAAGATGACAAATAA